From the Hevea brasiliensis isolate MT/VB/25A 57/8 chromosome 13, ASM3005281v1, whole genome shotgun sequence genome, the window aagttaggtgcattaaggataaagaaggaaaagtgtcggtgaaagatgaggacattaaagaaagatggagaaattattttaatgatctctttaataatagtcaaaatggaaatagcgtgaatatagattatagaacaatagaaaagaatgtaaattatactagaaggattagatctttagaagtaaaggaagcactgaagagaatgaaagtaggtaaagcactGTGggagatgaaataccaattgaagtgtggaagtatttgggagatatgggagtggcatggttaactaaattatttaataagattctaaactcaaagaaaatgcctgatgaatggaggaagagtattttagtacctatttttaaaaataagagttgctcaaactataggggaattaaactcatgagccatactatgaagttgtgggagagagttgtggagcatcgactacgtcatgatacttctatctctctcaatcaatttggtttcatgcctggtcgttcaactatggaagcgatctttctcattagaagcttgatggagaaatatagagatgggaagaaagatctacacatggtttttattgatttggagaaggcttatgatagtgttccaagagaggtcttatggaatgcgttagaacaaaagagggtatctattaggtacatacaagtattgaaagatatgtatgaaggagcaactactattgtgcgcacagtgggaggggacacaagagattttccgatctcaattggattacaccaaggatcaaccataagcccttacctttttacattagttttagatgaaccggcgaaacatatacaagagagtattccttggtgcaagatgtttgcggatgatattgttctgatagatgagacacgaggagtcaataggaagctagaactttggagaagtactctagagtcaaagggttttaagttaattagaacgaagatgaatacatgcattgcaagttcagtgaaggccaaactggtgatagggaaggagttagtttgaatggagtggcactgtcccaaagtaatcactttaaatatctaggctcagtccttcaagtagatgggggatgtgaggaggatgttagtcataggattaaagccggatggttaaagtggagacgtgccacgggagttttatgtgatcgtaagattcccaataaattaaaaggaaaattttaccgtacagccatacgaccggctatgctatatggtagcgagtgttgggcactgaaagagtcgtatgcatctaagataagagttgcagagatgagaatgttaaggtggatgagtggtcatgctagactagataaagtccgtaatgaaagtattagagaaaaggtaggagtggtgccaattgaagataagttgagagaagggagattgaggtggtttggtcatgtgaagcgtagacatacggatgctccagttagacaagtagagcacattaggcttgaggatagaaagaaaaaaaggggtagatctaaattgacttggaggagagtagtacagcatgacttagaagcattacacatttctgaggatttaacccaaaatcgttcagagtggaaaaagcgaatccatatagccgaccctaaatttttgggataaaggcttagttgagttgagtattcatatataaatttatatattttataaatattttaattaattttatatattttttaatataaatatttaatctaataattattaaattcattttttCCATCTGAATCATTTTACACCTTAGTTCATCAGAGTCATATTATTATGAAATTCCTAAGTACCCTTTCCAAGTCTGTTGGGTTCCTCTAGCTCTAACCAACCTCAAAATTGAAATCAGCTTGGTGGAGCTCTGTAACAATTACAGACTTACAGTGGGTGATCGAGATTGGCTTTTACAATTACGGACCCTGTCAGTCGATGTTGCAATTCTGATGGTTTCTGACAAATTCTTAAGGCCATACTACACAACAAATTCGCCCATAAAGATCAGCCTCCACTAAGACAAAGAATAAAGGCCCCTAATACACAGGAGTGGCTGGGCTCATTTACCATCCTAATCTCAAAATATGTCTTATACAATATATGATTTCGTTGTCGTATATTTATTCATGTCTTTGGATACAGTTTATTTAGATCCGAAGCGTGCTGCGTTTGCTGCCcttacactctctctctctctctctctctctctctctctctctcgttttatttttttccttaaaacaaagttcttacctttttacattccAAGGAAGTAAAGatttcataaaataaaatttttggaagtttataattttttaatgtttgagaggaaaataatattttttttaatatttaaaggtTTAAAGAGAAAATCTTATTAACCCACTAAATTAATgagttaaaaaaatataaatttttaaaattttttaaaaatttcaaaaatacactTTAAAAATCTTATTTGCTACCAAgcacaagtttcaaatttttaaattttgaaaaatttcttTTTACTTTAAAAAACTTCCCCCAAAACATTGAGTTAGTAGCTTCCTCAATTTGTCAAGTTAATAGTTAAGCTTTCTCTAAACCTAGGTACGTTTATGTGCTAATTGCGATAGACTCCGTTATCTTACACAATATGCGCTAATTGCGATAGACTCCGTTATCTTACACAAACATTAGAGATATTGTGTGAAGGTACAAAGGGATGGACGAAGGAATGAACATTGATGGGTCAAATTTTAAGTATCAATTTATGTTTATTATTATATGTAACATTTTAAAAAAGAGCATGTCATTTCTTTTATATCATGAAAATCATCTATAAATGAATTCatattaaattttcaataatttttttaatatatataataacaagtagtgagaaagaaatttattttcaattaataaatGTCAtcaattttgatgtatgtatttttaatgaatatctaaaacTAAAATAAGAATAAGTAACTATATCGTATGATCATTGATTTTATTGttcaataacttgaaaatcaaacacAACATTAAAACTGTCAATATCATAAATCAACTAAATTTAAGTTTTAAGAGTTTAAGTATGTAGAgagataattttaaattaattattattttaaaataataatttataattattataataaataataactaaaaattttcattttatattaataaaataaataaatacaactATTTatgctaaaaaataaatttttaggtttattagttaatttatttttataattaatagtaaaattaattttaaatattaaatatgataaaattattattctcAAATTTATAGGACAATTTTTAGAGACATTAATAAAACTAACCactaaaattaaaacttttaacaatttaaatataaaaattagtaaaactttttttttttttataaaattgcaAATCTTACATAAGCCAGCACTTTGTTTTGGATCCAAGTTTCCACTTGCTCATTTGGCATTATGATTTAATTTGTTTTAGAGTTGTATTTCATTgagaatatataaaaaataaaaataaaattattagagatctataattaaaaaaaaaaaaagttaactaCAGATACACAGtcaaaataacataaataattaaatattaatttaattaaatatcgaTCGGATAATCTCACTGCACAAAGTTTATAATTCTTATGATTGCGAGATTCAGAAAATTGAAGTGCTGCTCAATTAaagttataatattttttttttctacattttATTCCTAAATAAATTTCTATATGTTAGATTGTCACCAACTTCATATTTGAAAGTCATCATCTTCATTCACAAGAAAATTCCTTTGCTACAAAAATACATGTCTATAATTTATAACGATTCATATTAAATTAAGAATTTCAACAGGGCGTTATTTGCTTTCAATTGCAAGGAATTGCTAGATTTAACTAGttgtcttttcttttattgcccgtATATTGCGTGCATTTAACCTCTAAGCGCATCACAATAACAAAGCAACCCCACCTTTTCCATTTATATGATTCAAAACAACACCGAACAGGAAGAACAGAGATCAAGACGTGAAAGAAACTAACAACATAATCAGAAATATATATAACATTAACATAGCCTGCTTAATTAGAATTACAATTGCAATATACGTTGGAAATTAATTAGCCCACTTGAAGGATGGAACATACTGTTTGGATGACAGTGAGCATGAGGAGAAAAGAAGCTGCTATAACAGAGATAATAGTCCATGGATTATTGAAATACTTTTGCTTCAAGGTTGCCTTCCACTTGTTCCTAGGGATCTTGCAGTACGCGTTAAGATCTTTAACGAGATCAGAAAAATAGAAATACTCACCCACAAGAGTCTGATTGCCAAGACTGTTGACAAAGGTTGCTACGGCTTGGTTATCCTGCAGCCAGTTTTCTATGATTCCATTTTGAATGAGTAGTTCGACATCCTCTTCATCGTTAATAAGAAAATCCATGATAATAACATAGTCACTGGTATAGTTGTCAGACGAATGGCACTGCTCAAAGGCCAATATATTCCTAAGTAAAGTTTCTGTATGATCTGTAATTTTCCATTCTGGAATATACAAAATTCCCTTTTCAAATTTTATGTCAAGTAGGCAATGGCTTGAACTGGATTCAAACTTCACTCCCGCTTGATGGAGATGCGTAATAGTGGGTGTGGATAAATTTCTATATTTTTTGTTTGGAGTTGGGTTTGATGGCTGCAGACATATTCTTAGGAAGTCAACAAGATGCAGCGCTTGAAAGCTCTTCTCCGATAAGTTTTTTAGCTTTAGAGATAGCCTTATAACTTCACGAGTGAAAAAACACTGGATCAACTCAACTATGGAAATTCCAACCTTAGATAGATTCAATAACttctcaaggaagaagaaaggaaccTGATTCTCAAGTAACAATATGTCATACCTTATATTGTTTGTAAGTCGTTGTTTTCTGAATATACGATCTGCTTTTGGCCAGCCACCGAAATATCTTTTTAGAAAGTACTCAATCAAAAAAGCCGCATCTGTTAACATCATTTTCACAAAATCCTCTCTGGGAAATTGAATGTTTTCTGcataacaatttctcaattctgtCTCACATGTCTCAGTGGCTTTAATGAACTCCAACAAGCTTACCCCGCTCCTATTTAAAAAATCAAACAGGTACCTTTTTTTATGCTCTTCCATTGCTCGAAATTCCTCCTTCCCATAGTGAAGCGGGCCAATGGAGACTACTCGAGGGGTGTAGGCTTTTTCATTTAACTCGCGTAGTTGCACAGGAACTCTATATATGCAACATTGATCTGATAAACGATGCAAGCTTTTCATCTCGCTTCTCATACACCTTTCTAATTTTTCAATATCAAGTGAAACCTGGTCACTCATCTGCTTCCTTGATGATGTTTCCTCAATCTCCATATCGTAACTCAGCTGATGAGACTATTTATTACTATATTAGTGGACGAGTTTTGAAGATCTTGTGTGGGCAGATAAATTATGTATAAACTCAAATAACACATCAAGAAATGAAATGATTAGACCAATGATGAGTGGTGCTGGAATGTGTTTATGGTAGTGAGTGAGGTTTCTTGATGATTTGTAACAAAAACAAATAATTTCTCTAACCACTTTGTGCATCTATTGGAAGCATTATCCTACCTTATCACTACAGTCGATTAATTATTGGAATAAAGTTCAATTTGTCCTGTACTTGTTGAagagatttaatttaatttatttttaattttttgtcaaatttaatttataaattttgatttatattcaaattagtccaattaataaaaatatacaattatttaattattttttaaatattaaaatattatttttatattatataattaattaataaaaatattatttttattattcaatattattaattaaactgaaaatataaaaaaatatttctatattctcatataattaattaaaattaaaaatcattactattctaattaataataaaaataatatttttatttaattaattatacaatataaaaaataatattttaatattaacaaaagtcattttttaatattatttaaacaaaataattaaatatttttaaaatgatattaaaatattatttttatattacataatttgtataattaaaatattaaataaattatttttatattatattttaatattaaaaaataatatttttattaattgagcTAATTTAAGTGTAAAtcaaaatttatgatttaaattgaattaaaaattaaaattaaactaaattaaatctCTTCAATTAATACAGAAAGTAAATTGAACTTTATTCCATTAATCATTTAGCTATAACTTTCCCCccatgtataaaaaaaaaatgatatatttAGCGGCAACACTTCCTAGTTCTCCCTCTCCTTCAAGTGTATTCTTCACAAGAAAGAcaattgaataaaatttttattaggtgtggtttattcaatttaaaatttgaaaaaactgACAAATATAAAGCAAAAGTGACTAAATAAAAAGGCAATTGAGTATTCTGGGTCCAGAGGAGTCCATCGGGCCTTCTAGAGAAAGGCCTATGAAAAATGAACAAGGTCCTGATGTTGGGCTGAGTAGCGATGGGCCTGTCTTCTATTCCATGGGTGTCTATGATGCGCTTCAGTCAGAGCGCCATGtgaaatgggcttgaaccattctAGAAATCGACAGAGAGTCCTGTTAGTATTGTTCATAACATACCGATACAGGCCATGAGGGAATTCGATCTGTGGAATAGAGTGTAACCATGCACCAGAGGAGCCATAGTTCTTCTAGGATGAGTTCTCTGCCAGGTTGGATACTGAAACAGGTGAGGAAAGGGTTATCAGGGATAAAAACAGTGGAGGAGGGGAGTAATCCCCTTAGGGTGTTTCTTGCACTCAGGTAGTGAAACAAGTGATCCCTTGCGAACTTAGCCATTTTTGAGATAGGCTGGTTTGGTGAACATCCAGGGGGAAAACTGTCTGGAGTAGGAACCAGGAGATTGTGCATTGGAGCTGGAGAGGATGAGGATGATGCCATGAGGATCAAGGGGAGTGAAGAGGAAGCTTGAATTAGGTGAAGGATTTTTGGCCTGGATAGAAGGTCAGGAACCAAGTTGTGTTTCCCTTTGATATGCTGGActgtgaatttatacttggcgaaccagtccttaagcctcagtaattgtggttcaggaagagacttgtttttgaagtctagaaccttTGGGAAGGATGAGCTGTCCATGACCACAGTGAAGTGGTGGCCAATCAGATGAAATTCGAATCTCTTGATTCCATTTTTGACAGCCAATATCTCTTTATAGACTGAATGATAATGTTTTTGGGGTTCTGGGAACTCTCCACTAGCATGTCCGCAGATATGCTTTTCTCCTTGAATTTCTTCGATGAGGACTGCACCCCAgtgggtgtcactagcatcagTCTGAAGGATGCGGCATCCAATGCTGGGAATCTTTAGTGGTGGCGGGTTTAAGgccacttcttttaattttttgactGCACATGTCTGTTCTTCCCTCCATGGTGGGGGATCCTTTTTAAGCATCTTTGACAGCTGGCAAGTGTGGGCGGCCACATGCGGGATAAACTTCCTGATGTAATTGATGATACCAAGGAACTGTTGTATTTGTTTTACTGTTAAGTCCTTATCAGGAAACTTCAGTAATTCTTCTGCAATGTGAGGTCCcggttggtattttccatccttgaatttcattccaaggaagtcgatgtcagtttgggccagtgagctcttcttttctgatagcataattccataggaatcTACCAGTTGTTGGAATGTGGAGAGGAGTGTCCTATGGGCCGTAACATCTTTGGAGAAGAGAAGGATATCATCTATGTAGATAAGAGCACTGTGTAGTATGGGCTCAaatatccttgtcatggccttttggaaAACTGATGGGGCCGTCTTAAGGCCGAATGGAAGGACTGTCCATTGATATTGGGCCGTAGGAATGCAGAAGGCAGTCTTGGGCCTATCAGAGGGgttaatacccaattgccaaaaaCCAGCTTTGAGATCAAACTTTGAGAAGATATGGGCTTCGTGCAGTTGAGTGAACAAGGCCTCAGGCTTTGGTAACGGGAATTTGTCATCTTGAAGGAAGTGGTTGAGGGGCTTGTAGTCAATGACAAGCCGTTTCTTTCCTCTTAATCGCTCAgatcttttttcaacataaaaggcctGGCAGGCCCACTGAGAAGATGTGGGTTCTATGAGACCTTGCTGGAGGAGCTGTTTGCACTCTTCTTGGGCTAGAGCCAAGTCTGTAGGGTTCATCCCCGGGTGTGATGCCTTTGTCGGATTGATATCTTCATTAAGCTTAAACGGAAGACTGACAAAGAAATCCGAATTCTGCCACAGGGGATGGTGATGATGAAAATGTGCATGGGAATCAGCACAGGACCGCAAGAGCAGCTCCTTGTGTTCTTGGAACTCAGCTGAGGCATCAGCCAGAGAATATAACCTTGGGACAGAAGTAAATGGCTGAAAGCTCCTCTTATATTTCAATCCTGTGGGGAGGATCTTCAAATGCTTCGCCTGTTGGTACAAGTCAAAGCCTATCAATAGATCCTTGTCAGGAAGATCCGACCCGATGACCCTAGTCCAAAGGATACAAGTGGGGAAGAACTGGATTCCAATTGGGTGCTTAGTGATAAGGCTAGTTTTGAAAACGTTTCCATCTGCAGCCTTAAAGTATTCTTCATGAGGGACCCAGTATTCTGAGGGTAAGATGGCtgggttcatcatgcttttgTGAGCCCCGGTATCCAGGAAGCCAATGACACTAATGGGCCGTTCATACTTACTGGGAAGAATATGGATCGGGACTAAAGGAATTGGAATAGTGTCTGGGCCATAGGTGGATTGGGAGGATTGGATATGTTGGGCCAGGTAAGACGGATAATGGGCTTCAGTGTCTGAACTGGATTCTTCTGAGGTGAATGAGTAATCTTCTTCTGATCCAGTGTCTACTCCAAGGGCAAAGACTGTGTCTTCATCAGGCTCATCCTGTTCAGAGAACAGGGATTCAACATCATCATGTTCCAGGGAGATGTGAGAGGCCTGCTGTATGTGTTGTAACAGCTTAACTGCCTTATTAGGGTTTCTTGGGCAGTTCTTGGCATAATGACCTCGATTGCCACAGATATAACACCTTTCAGACTTCTTTGTACCCGTCCTTTTCTTTCGAAAGTATCTGACTGACCTCCTTCCTTTCTTTTGCTTGAAAGGGGGTTTGAATCCAGAAGGATGCTTCTTGTAATGTGCTTTCTTCTTTGTCTTGCATTCACAAttcttttccttgcatttaaTGGCAAGGTGAGACTTCTGGCATACATTCTTCAAAGCTTTGCTGTTGTCAATGATATCTTTGAACAGCTTCTGTTGTTCGCACATTTTATCCAGACAAGCCAGAGTCATTTGATGGATTTCTCCTATGGTGATGGCATTCATCGCTCTTCTGGTAGTAGCAATACTTCTATGGAGTTCTGGTTGTAATGCTTCTGGCAGGGAGGCAATATAGGTATGCCGGAGGTTGACATCATTGTAACCATTAAGCAGATAATAACGTTGAGTCATGCGCTGGTAGTGTTTCTCAATGTCTGATCTTTTCAAAGAACAGCAGCGCATATCAAAGAACTCTTGTCTTAACTGCTTGCTGTATAAGGATGCATCTCCCAGAAATTCAGCAAAGAGAGCGTTGATTGCTTGTAAGGGAGTCAGGTGGCAAAATTGAGCTTTCTGATATTCTCCAATGGAGGAAAACCAGTCTTGTAATGTGCCAACAGTTCGAGAGATGAATTCTCTGAGTATAGCATGGGAGTCAGCACCTTCCCGGAGCATTTGGACATCAAGCCAAGCTTTAAATTCTGCAAGACGGTCTCTCCATCTTGATGGGGGAACATCATCCAAGGTGAACCATGGGCCTGAACTGGGCCTGGCCTGTTGTGGAGCGCCTGGTAGCCCAAAGTCTAGAATTGGTTCATCATCAGGAATTTCAACATGGGGGTCTTGAGGAGGCCCTGTAGGGCCTGTAGTGCCACTGGTAGAATCTGTAGTTGGTGAAGGACCTGTTTGGGAGGTTGTTGGCTGAGGATCAGCCATGAGCAGTGTTGTCCCGCGCTCTCCATATTGTAACTCTCGGTGAATAATTGATGAGCTATGTGTCGGTGGGACGGATGAGTTTTGTGAGGGCTGGGCAGATCCAGATGCCACATCCAGAAATTATCTACAATCTCTGCTCTCATTTTAAGCATTTAAGAAAGCGCGTGACCCTACCTCATTATAAAAGTCTTTCAATCATTTCATATTACGTACGTTTAGTTTTTGTAACGATCTTATTTTATTGGAAATGTGTTTcctgcacaaaaaaaaaaataataaaaatatatatatatatatattctacaagttttttttttccaatagATAAAAATATTCTACAAGTTGGGTACTAAGAAAAGGACTTCACACATTTTCTTGGAAATTTTAATGGGTCCTAATTAATATGACATTTCATAACTCTCttatcaataattaaaaaaaaaaaacctatgatATTGATAAATGAGAAATCTACATATAAAATCTATATGCCCTTTAAACTCTGATTAAGTTGGGTAAAATCTAATaggagaaatatatatatatatacaattggatTCAAAAATGAGATTTTTAGAGGCATCAGCAGGTGGGGTTGGTTTGGATTGCATGTTAGTTGAAATTTGCtaatattttagaaatattttttatttatttaatttaaaatttaaaattaaaactgtACAATCAATTCATAAAtattattaaactaaaatttattaaaatatcttTACTAGATTCATTGACCAATTTTATcattattaatgaattttaattaataataatattagatCGTTGTCATTAAATTGACAGCATTATTGTTTGaaccaaatttaaaaagaaaaatcatcACTCGACCGgccaatatttaattttcattcacAGTATTTCTTGATTTGACTAGTTGActtggtctttttttttttttcaatgacttgattttttattctatttttttatCATAGACTTTGTATTTTATTGCTTGTACATCACCTGCATTATTAATTGAACCCGTAATTGCATtacaaatttacattagaaaagcaatttttttttttatcgacaAAACCATTGTATTAGCATAGGGGTGTGGCTACTGAGTATTTGAGCtccttaattattaaattaaatattcatatataaatttatatattttaattaattttatatattttttaatataaatatttaatctaataattattaaattcattttttCCATCTGAATCATTTTACACCTTAGTTCATCAGAGTCATATTATTATGAAATTCCTAAGTACCCTTTCCAATTCTGTTGGGTTCCTCTAGCTCTAACCAACCTCAAAATTGAAATCAGCTTGGTGGAGCTCTGTAACAATTACAGACTTACAGTGGGTGATCGAGATTGGCTTTTACAATTACAGACCCTGTCAGTCGATGTTGCAATTCTGATGGTTTCTGACAAATTCTTAAGGCCATACTACACAACAAATTCGCCCATAAAGATCAGCCTCCACTAAGACAAAGAATAAAGGCCCCTAATACACAGGAGTGGCATTTCTTTTATATCATAAAAATCATCTATAAATGAATTCatattaaattttcaataatttttttaatatatataataacaagtagtgagaaagaaatttattttcaattaataaatGTCAtcaattttgatgtatgtatttttaatgaatatctaaaacTAAAATAAGAATAAGTAACTATATCGTATGATCATTGATTTTATTGttcaataacttgaaaatcaaacacAACATTAAAACTGTCAATATCATAAATCAACTAAATTTAAGTTTTAAGAGTTTAAGTATGTAGAgagataattttaaattaattattattttaaaataataatttataattattataataaataataactaaaaattttcattttatattaataaaataaataaatacaactATTTatgctaaaaaataaatttttaggtttattagttaatttatttttataattaatagtaaaattaattttaaatattaaatatgataaaattattattctcAAATTTATAGGACAATTTTTAGAGACATTAATAAAACTAACCactaaaattaaaacttttaacaatttaaatataaaaattagtaaaactttttttttttttatataattgcaaattttacaaagaaaaaaaattggggCCAAGGCCTCTCACCATGGGCGTGGGTCGTCCCTGGTCCCAGGAAGGGACCTAACTACACGAAAGTGAGTAGTTAAGTGTGatgtttaaatatttattttattatctgaacctgaatttatttattagaagTAAGGATGGATAATTGTTATCAtaatttaaatgttaatttattattaacttaTCGTGAGATATCTGTGGAAAATAACCATTTTACAGTATAATTAATGACTTTTAAATTCTCTTCGGCTAAACAACTCTCTCTTACAATAAATAGAGAAATTTTCTTCCTAAATCGCTCCTAA encodes:
- the LOC131171978 gene encoding putative UPF0481 protein At3g02645, with protein sequence MEIEETSSRKQMSDQVSLDIEKLERCMRSEMKSLHRLSDQCCIYRVPVQLRELNEKAYTPRVVSIGPLHYGKEEFRAMEEHKKRYLFDFLNRSGVSLLEFIKATETCETELRNCYAENIQFPREDFVKMMLTDAAFLIEYFLKRYFGGWPKADRIFRKQRLTNNIRYDILLLENQVPFFFLEKLLNLSKVGISIVELIQCFFTREVIRLSLKLKNLSEKSFQALHLVDFLRICLQPSNPTPNKKYRNLSTPTITHLHQAGVKFESSSSHCLLDIKFEKGILYIPEWKITDHTETLLRNILAFEQCHSSDNYTSDYVIIMDFLINDEEDVELLIQNGIIENWLQDNQAVATFVNSLGNQTLVGEYFYFSDLVKDLNAYCKIPRNKWKATLKQKYFNNPWTIISVIAASFLLMLTVIQTVCSILQVG